Genomic DNA from Bacteroides zhangwenhongii:
GTTCTGAACCCAGCTCGCGTGCCACTTTAATGGGCGAACAGCCCAACCCTTGGGACCTTCTCCAGCCCCAGGATGTGACGAGCCGACATCGAGGTGCCAAACCCCTCCGTCGATATGAGCTCTTGGGAGGGATCAGCCTGTTATCCCCGGAGTACCTTTTATCCTTTGAGCGATGTCCCTTCCATGCGGAAACACCGGATCACTATGCTCTAGTTTCCTACCTGATCGACTTGTATGTCTCCCAGTCAAGCGCCCTTATGCCATTACACTCTGCGGACGGTTACCAATCGTCCTGAGGGCACCTTTAGAAGCCTCCGTTACACTTTTGGAGGCGACCACCCCAGTCAAACTACCCACCAAACAGTGTCCTCCATTTTTGGAGTTAGAACTCAAATAATCAAAGGGCCGTATTTCAACAGCGACTCCACAAATACTGGCGTACCTGCTTCAAAGTCTCCGGCCTATCCTACACATCAATTACCCAAATTCAATGTTAAGCTATAGTAAAGGTTCACGGGGTCTTTTCGTCCCATCGCGGGTAATCGGCATCTTCACCGATACTACAATTTCACTGAGCTCACGGTTGAGACAGTGTCCAGATCATTACACCATTCGTGCAGGTCGGAACTTACCCGACAAGGAATTTCGCTACCTTAGGACCGTTATAGTTACGGCCGCCGTTTACTGGGGCTTCAATTCAATGCTTCTCTTGCGATGACATCTCCTCTTAACCTTCCAGCACCGGGCAGGTGTCAGGCTGTATACGTAATCTTTCAATTTGGCACAGCCCTGTGTTTTTGTTAAACAGTTGCCTGGACCTATTCTCTGCGCCCAACTCTCGTTGGGACCCTTTATCCCGAAGTTACAGGGTCAATTTGCCTAGTTCCTTAACCGTGAATCACTCAAGCGCCTTAGTATATTCAACCCGACTACGTGTGTCCGTTTGCGGTACGGGTACCTCAAGGATTAAGTTTAGCGGATTTTCTCGGGAGTATGTTTACACGCACTATTGGATTGTTCCGAAGAACGCTCCATACTATCAGGTTCGACTCTTATCCTGGATTTGCCTGGGATAATCAACATCTACACCCTTCAACGGACTATTCCGTCAGTCCGCGGCGCTGTCACTCCTCCGTCTCCACGTCACTCCTTAAGGTAGTACAGGAATATTAACCTGTTCTGCCATCGGCCTCACCCTTCGGCTGAGCCTTAGGACCCGACTAACCCTGATCCGATTAGCGTTGATCAGGAAACCTTAGTCTTTCGGCGAGGGGGTTTCTCACCCCCTTTATCGTTACTTATACCTACATTTGCTTTTCCACACGCTCCAGCAAGGCTCACGCCTCACCTTCGACGCAGAGTGGAATGCTCCCCTACCGATGTTTACACATCCCATAGCTTCGGTAAGATACTTAATGCCCGATTATTATCCACGCCAAACTCCTCGACTAGTGAGCTGTTACGCACTCTTTAAATGAATGGCTGCTTCCAAGCCAACATCCTAGCTGTCTTAGCAATCTGACTTCGTTAGTTCAACTTAGTATCTATTTGGGGACCTTAGCTGATGGTCCGGATTCTTCTCCTTTAGGACATGGACCTTAGCACCCATGCCCTCACTCCTGTGATAGGACTAATGCGCATTCGGAGTTTATCAAGACTTGATAGGCGGTGAAGCCCTCGCATCTTATCAGTCGCTCTACCTCACATTAGTAACTCACAAGGCTGCACCTAAATGCATTTCGGGGAGTACGAGCTATCTCCAAGTTTGATTAGCCTTTCACCCCCACCCTCAGTTCATCCGGAAGCTTTTCAACGCTTATCGGTTCGGTCCTCCAGTTAGTGTTACCTAACCTTCAACCTGACCAAGGGTAGATCACTTGGTTTCGCGTCTACTCCTTCCGACTAATCGCCCTGTTCAGACTCGCTTTCGCTTCGGCTTCATGTCTTCAGACACTTAACCTTGCCGGAAAAAGTAACTCGTAGGTTCATTATGCAAAAGGCACGCCGTCACTGCTTACGCAGCTCCGACCGCTTGTAGGCGCATGGTTTCAGGGACTATTTCACTCTTCTGTTCGAAGTGCTTTTCACCTTTCCTTCACAGTACTGGTTCGCTATCGGTCTCTCGGGAGTATTTAGCCTTACCGGATGGTCCCGGCAGATTCACGCAAGATTCCTCGTGTCCCGCGCTACTCAGGATACCACTACGCTTCGTTTCACTTCGTATACCGGACTATCACCGTCTATGGTCTCACTTTCCAGAGAGTTCTACTCATGAAATGTCTTGCGACATCGTGGTCCTACAACCCCATTGTTGCCGTAACAACAATGGTTTGGGCTAATCCCCGTTCGCTCGCCACTACTTGGGGAATCATTATTATTTTCTTTTCCTACAGGTACTAAGATGTTTCAGTTCCCTGTGTTAGCCTCCATCCAGGATGGATGACATTCCTTCAGAATGTCGGGTTGTCCCATTCGGAAATCTTCGGATCAAGGGTTATTTGCACCTACCCGAAGCTTATCGCAGCTTATCACGTCCTTCATCGCCTCCGAGAGCCAAGGCATCCGCCATGCGCCCTTGCTTACTTTCTTTCAAACTGACTTCCCTGTATATTGAACTATTGCTAGTCCGCATACCGGAAACGTACGGTTCGATATATACTTTTAGCTCTTACTAAAATTTTACTTTTTGTATCATCATGTCAAAGATCGTTTCTCTTTTTCAGAGATCGTGGAGAATAACGGATTCGAACCGTTGACCCTCTGCGTGCAAGGCAGATGCTCTAGCCAGCTGAGCTAATCCCCCAAGAGGTTATCAAGAATTACTGTCGTTCTTGAGCTTGGTAGTCCCAGGCAGAGTTGAACTGCCGACCTCTACATTATCAGTGTAGCGCTCTAACCAACTGAGCTATAGGACTAGTTCAACCTTGTCTACCTGTTGAGTTAGACTCGGCTTCTTTTTTCTCTTGTTTATCTCTATCTATAATTGCTATAGATGGTTGATCTATATCTATAAATAAACAAGTACCAGTAGTACAAAAACAGAACCTTTAAAGTCATCATTTTTTTTCAGTGAGAAAGCAAGTCCAAATAATGGGAGAAAACTCTCAACTCTCAACTCTCAACTCTCAACTCTCAACTCTCAACTTATTACGGCATCGCTCCAGAAAGGAGGTGTTCCAGCCGCACCTTCCGGTACGGCTACCTTGTTACGACTTAGCCCCAATTACCAGTTTTACCCTAGGACGCTCCTCGCGGTTACGTACTTCAGGTACCCCCGGCTTTCATGGCTTGACGGGCGGTGTGTACAAGGCCCGGGAACGTATTCACCGCGCCATGGCTGATGCGCGATTACTAGCGAATCCAGCTTCACGAAGTCGGGTTGCAGACTTCGATCCGAACTGAGAGAGGTTTTTGGGATTGGCATCACGTCGCCGTGTAGCTGCCTTCTGTACCCCCCATTGTAACACGTGTGTAGCCCCGGACGTAAGGGCCGTGCTGATTTGACGTCATCCCCACCTTCCTCACATCTTACGACGGCAGTCTCTCCAGAGTCCTCAGCATGACCTGTTAGTAACTGAAGATAAGGGTTGCGCTCGTTATGGCACTTAAGCCGACACCTCACGGCACGAGCTGACGACAACCATGCAGCACCTTCACATTTGTCTTACGACTAACCAATTTCTTGATCATTCAAATGCAATTTAAGCCCGGGTAAGGTTCCTCGCGTATCATCGAATTAAACCACATGTTCCTCCGCTTGTGCGGGCCCCCGTCAATTCCTTTGAGTTTCACCGTTGCCGGCGTACTCCCCAGGTGGAATACTTAACGCTTTCGCTTGGCCGCTTACTGTATATCGCAAACAGCGAGTATTCATCGTTTACTGTGTGGACTACCAGGGTATCTAATCCTGTTTGATACCCACACTTTCGAGCATCAGTGTCAGTTGCAGTCCAGTGAGCTGCCTTCGCAATCGGAGTTCTTCGTGATATCTAAGCATTTCACCGCTACACCACGAATTCCGCCCACCTCTACTGTACTCAAGACAGCCAGTATCAACTGCAATTTTACGGTTGAGCCGCAAACTTTCACAACTGACTTAACTGTCCACCTACGCTCCCTTTAAACCCAATAAATCCGGATAACGCTCGGATCCTCCGTATTACCGCGGCTGCTGGCACGGAGTTAGCCGATCCTTATTCATACGGTACATACAAAAATCCACACGTGGACAACTTTATTCCCGTATAAAAGAAGTTTACAACCCATAGGGCAGTCATCCTTCACGCTACTTGGCTGGTTCAGACTCCCCCATTGACCAATATTCCTCACTGCTGCCTCCCGTAGGAGTTTGGACCGTGTCTCAGTTCCAATGTGGGGGACCTTCCTCTCAGAACCCCTATCCATCGCGGTCTTGGTGGGCCGTTACCCCGCCAACAAACTAATGGAACGCATCCCCATCGATAACCGAAATTCTTTAATAGGATTATCATGCGATAATCATATGCCATCCGGTATTAATCTTTCTTTCGAAAGGCTATCCCGGAGTTATCGGCAGGTTGGATACGTGTTACTCACCCGTGCGCCGGTCGCCATCTTCAGTTTGCAAGCAAACTGAAATGCTGCCCCTCGACTTGCATGTGTTAAGCCTGTAGCTAGCGTTCATCCTGAGCCAGGATCAAACTCTTCATTGTAAAAGTATTTTTATCTATCCCTCAGGATAGCGTTTTGCTCTGTTCAGGATGCCGTACAATTTATTGACTCTATTACCTATACCTATATTATATAAGCATTGACGGTTCTATTTTAACTTGTACTACTTGTATTGTTTATCAATATTTCAAAGAACTAACGTGGCTTCCGCCGTACCTGCTTTCTTTGCGAAAGCGGATGCAAAGATAAGGACTTTTTCAGATAACCTCCAAACTTTTTCGAAAGTTTTTTGTTTTTATTTTCTGAACCCTTACTCTTTAGCAGAATGTCAATCATTAGGCTCTGTCTCTCTAGCAAAGCGGGTGCAAAAGTAGACACTTTATACATAACATCCAAATATATTCCACTATTTTTTTGAAGTTTTTTGGAAGAAAAACGCTAACTCGCTGAATCACAACGATGTTGTAGAACATATTTTTTCAACAGCGAAAAGAGGAAGATGGGAATAAACAAAAAAATAAGAGTAATAACACTAAAGAGTCAACCTAAGTCAGGTTATAACAGGCACTATGGAAGAACTTTTAAAAAGCATAGCTTTAGAGAGCATAAAGCTATGCTTTAGCACTCGTAAAGCACTGCTTTAGCATTAACAAACCACTACCCTGTTAATAACAGGCGGGTACAGAAGGTACATTTTTTCGGGGCTCTCTTACACACGCACACGCACGCGTATTATATAGTACCCTTATCACCTGCATTGACAAACACTCTGCATTCAATCAGGGGTTTCAATCAGATGAGTATAGTATTATTTCAATTTATGAAGGAAAAACGAGCAACAGTATACAGGCACACAAGAACAACTGAGAGGTCTCGCAAGGTGAGATAAGGTCTTATAAAATCGACAGTGGCAATAAATCTCCTTTGATAGGTGATGATAACATCTTTAATATTGTCAATAGAGACCACTTGGTCTCAAGCGGTACTTTCTATACCTATTATACGCGCGCACGTGTGTGTGAGAAAATTATACGGTGCATCTACTGTACCTTTTGTACCCGCCGGGCTGTTCATAACTTTTTTTTTGGGGGCAACTCTCACCTAGTTGACATCTGAAAAATATTCCTCCTACATTTACCTGCCTACTCCATCCCATCCGGCAGCCGAATGCCATTGCAGAGTCCTAAAAAAAGCATTCCATTTCAAATACCTAGTATCCGGTATATAACACCCAATACCCGAATATATATCTGAATCTATATCCACTAATTTATCATCATCAACATAATCCTTATACACAACAACTCTATCTAATTGTTCTTCAAAATCAGAAGGAATATTACCATCGGTCAGTTCACGTATAAAAGCTCGAAAATCATATGTCGAATGATCCAAAGGAGATCTTCCATAACCATAATGGGCTTGAAAATAATCTATTTTACTATTATCAAACTTAACCAGATTGTCCTGATACTGTTTCATAATTGAGCAAGTAACATCCGCCAATGCCGATATTTCATTCGTTTTTATTACCGCAATAGTACCCCACGAATAACTATATTCATTTTTATAGTAATCAATAAAATCCTTTGCAATATTTATAGCACTCTGCTCTGAATTATCCGCAGACAATAAATATTTCGTCATCTTGAAATAAGGAAATCCCGCACTCATAACCTCTGCAGGAGAAAGAATTAAATAATCAGCAGCATTCCTTAATTCATAAGCAACCTCAACTTGCGACATTAAACAAGCATCAAATAATATATAATCAAAATGGATACCGGATTGCGCCAAAGCCTTCGATAAATCAGGAATATTTATTTTAGCTCCACTATCATCTCCAAAAGAACGACTTTTACTATCATCTACTGGTAACCATCCAGTAGCGTGAGAGCCAAAAATCAGACTATACCTTTCAGCTGGACAATAAGTCTCCACATCTTTCAAAACATTAATTACCACCTCATTCGATACGGAATTCTGGCTACTATAAGTTTTTATTACCTCTCTTTTACTGACAGAACCTTTGCCATCCACTTCATACTTAAACAGAGTTGGAACAGGAAATTCACCTTTTCTACTGCCACCATCCCAATAAATTACAAATGTACCGGGAGACGTAACTTCACCCAATCCTCGTTCTACTGATGCTATATTGTTGTATATCTGACCACTGATATTATTATCTCCAACAAGATACATCAAGACTGTTTTTACCGCCACCGGAACAGAGGTATCATTATCATCACCACATGCCGATAAAAAAGTTGACAAACATACAAACACAAATAGTATTTTAATCTTTTTCATAATATTTCTCATTAATAACGGCACAAAGATAAAAAAATAAGAGATGCAAGTCTGCATCTCTTATCATATTAACAATTAAAATATTGTTATGAGTAAATATCACTTACCATTACTCTTCCGGCTTTGTAAAGCGGAATTTTTCAGCATCAACCCGTGTTACTATTATTCTATTACTCCTCTTATATTTACTCAGAATTTTCGTAGCCTCTTTTTCCAGCTTCTTTCTATTTTCCGAAAAATAAATCATACAGGTACTATTTTGTTGTAATCCGTTATCTTCCAGATAATTTTTCAACTGATAGCTATACAACTCACGATGCGCCAAGAAACCGTCTTTACTGATCTTCGCACTATCCAATACCTGGATATCCGTGAAATAGACGACCGAATCAGTAAATGAAGCCGAAATTCCAAAAGCATACACAGGTTTAGAGTTACCTTTTTTCAAAGAAAAAGCGGAGCACATGGTAAACACAAGTGCAATGGCAAATAGTATTTTTACGTATTTCATATCATATAATTTTAATTGTGGCAAAGGTAACAAAAAAAGTCGCATAAGTACATTCTCCGATATGAAAAGTGCTACTTATGCGACTCAAATTCTTTTTTCTTTCAGAAACTGATATTCCTTACTTATCCCAAGTAAGATTTGAGCAATTTACTACGATTACTTTGTCTAAGTCTTCTAATTGCTTTTTCCTTAATCTGACGAACGCGCTCACGTGTGAGACCAAACTTATCGCCGATTTCTTCCAATGTCATTTCCTGTTGTCCGATACCGAAAAACATCTGAATGATTTCTTTTTCCCTATCGGTTAACGTAGAAAGAGCTCTATCAATTTCCCTCGCAAGAGACTCATTAACCAGAGAGCGGTCCGCCATAGGCGAATCATCGTTTACCAACACATCCAGCAGGCTGTTATCCTCCCCTTCCACAAAAGGCGCATCCACCGAAATATGACGGCCGGATACCTTCAGCGTATCAGAGATCTTGTCAACCGGAATTTCCAGTTCGTCTGCCAACTCTTCGGGAGACGGACGCCGCTCGTTTTCCTGTTCGAATTTCGAGAAGGCTTTGCTGATCTTATTCAGCGAACCTACCTGATTCAACGGGAGACGAACAATACGCGACTGCTCTGCCAATGCTTGCAGAATAGACTGGCGAATCCACCATACAGCGTAGCTGATAAACTTGAATCCAC
This window encodes:
- a CDS encoding clostripain-related cysteine peptidase — protein: MKKIKILFVFVCLSTFLSACGDDNDTSVPVAVKTVLMYLVGDNNISGQIYNNIASVERGLGEVTSPGTFVIYWDGGSRKGEFPVPTLFKYEVDGKGSVSKREVIKTYSSQNSVSNEVVINVLKDVETYCPAERYSLIFGSHATGWLPVDDSKSRSFGDDSGAKINIPDLSKALAQSGIHFDYILFDACLMSQVEVAYELRNAADYLILSPAEVMSAGFPYFKMTKYLLSADNSEQSAINIAKDFIDYYKNEYSYSWGTIAVIKTNEISALADVTCSIMKQYQDNLVKFDNSKIDYFQAHYGYGRSPLDHSTYDFRAFIRELTDGNIPSDFEEQLDRVVVYKDYVDDDKLVDIDSDIYSGIGCYIPDTRYLKWNAFFRTLQWHSAAGWDGVGR
- a CDS encoding sigma-70 family RNA polymerase sigma factor: MRQLKITKSITNRESASLDKYLQEIGREDLITVEEEVELAQRIRKGDRVALEKLTRANLRFVVSVAKQYQNQGLSLPDLINEGNLGLIKAAEKFDETRGFKFISYAVWWIRQSILQALAEQSRIVRLPLNQVGSLNKISKAFSKFEQENERRPSPEELADELEIPVDKISDTLKVSGRHISVDAPFVEGEDNSLLDVLVNDDSPMADRSLVNESLAREIDRALSTLTDREKEIIQMFFGIGQQEMTLEEIGDKFGLTRERVRQIKEKAIRRLRQSNRSKLLKSYLG